TGCAACCGGCTCGTCGAAAGACGCTATGCTGAGGTGTTCGAATGAGACGCAACGGCTTCCTGGCGCTCGCCTTCCATACTTTCGTCGTCGTCTTCACGCTGGCGCCCATCGTCACCGTCTGCATCGTCGCCTTCACGCCGAACGGCTACCTGTCGCTACCGACGTCCGGGTTTTCCCTGCGCTGGTTCCGCGCCATCGCGGATCGACCGGAATTCATCCGCTCGTTCGTGGACAGCCTGTGGCTGGCTGCCGTGGCCTCGACATTGGCGGTCGTGCTGGCGGTGCCGGCGGCCCTTGCCATCGCACGGCATCGGTTTTTCGGCCGGGCCGCGCTGTTGAACCTCTTCCAGTCGCCGCTCATGATACCGCATCTGGTGCTCGGCATCGCCTTCCTGCGCTTCTTTACGGAAACAGGGCTCGGCGTATCGTCCGCGACGCTCGTGGCAGGCCATCTGGTCGTGGTGTTCCCGTTCGCGCTGCGCCTGGTGCTGACGGCGTCGGTCGGTATCGACCGCCTGGTGGAGAACGCGGCGGTCTCGCTCGGCGCGTCGCGCTGGACGACGTTCCGCCGCATCACGCTGCCGCTGATCCTGCCGGGCGTCATCTCGGGCTGGATGCTGTCTTTCATCCAGAGCTTCGACGAGGTGACGATGAGCGTCTTCATCTCGACGCCGCAGACGACGACGCTGCCGGTCCGCCTGTTCCTGTACATACAGGACAATATCGACCCGCTGGTCGCATCCGTATCGGCCATCCTCATCGCGCTGACGGTGGTGGTGATGGTTGTCCTGGATCGCATTTTCGGAATGGAACGGTTGCTTGTCGGCCCCGGCCGGAGCTGACCGCAGGAGGCAATAGTGAACATGGATAGCCAATACGACTTCGCCGTGATCGGCGGGGGGCTGGTCGGTGCTGCCTGCGCCTATGGGCTTCAAAGGCAGGGCCTGAAGGTTCTGATGCTGGACGAGGGGGATGTGGCGCGCCGTGCCTCACGCGGGAATTTCGCGCTCGTCTGGGTGCAGAGCAAGGGGCTGGGAATGCCGGCCTATGCGCGCTGGACGCGCCAGTCCTCCGATCTCTATCCCGGCTTCGCGGAGCGGGTGAGCGAGGAGGGCGGTTTCGACATCGCCTATCGCAGGCCCGGCGGATACCATCTTTGCCTGTCACAGGACGAGTTGGACCGCCGCGCCGAGAATATCCGTCGCCTGCACAACCAGGCCGATGCCGT
This genomic window from Aureimonas sp. OT7 contains:
- a CDS encoding ABC transporter permease encodes the protein MRRNGFLALAFHTFVVVFTLAPIVTVCIVAFTPNGYLSLPTSGFSLRWFRAIADRPEFIRSFVDSLWLAAVASTLAVVLAVPAALAIARHRFFGRAALLNLFQSPLMIPHLVLGIAFLRFFTETGLGVSSATLVAGHLVVVFPFALRLVLTASVGIDRLVENAAVSLGASRWTTFRRITLPLILPGVISGWMLSFIQSFDEVTMSVFISTPQTTTLPVRLFLYIQDNIDPLVASVSAILIALTVVVMVVLDRIFGMERLLVGPGRS